The Mytilus trossulus isolate FHL-02 chromosome 13, PNRI_Mtr1.1.1.hap1, whole genome shotgun sequence genome has a segment encoding these proteins:
- the LOC134695263 gene encoding uncharacterized protein LOC134695263 — protein MADSKFCAGCQRSDEDITAVSWCSDCSELVCKACSRVHEKMSPPHKVVQMKEIQQLSSSLLKLSKNCKKHPGQKIILYCCQHDKVICDSCVPISHQHCKSIISIERAARGVKDGTAIFDLERRLSNLYQVTENILSQKETTLVDLEKNRNKIKKRVSEIKQNIIDHLDRLEADIHKDIDSRYKTCTEMVSRNRNRFQSSSDSLSTWKSDLHSLKQHSSEIHLFQLVKFLDAKTYQKELEIRDIQAATVPILKYHPPEFESNISKLVPDLGTITVENVQVQMSLLDIDQQGQCLVRDERKLSLKHSFRTTKLGNGVTIYRGCFIPNDRLLLCQFLKEKLIVCKLDGSNSSVIDLDDKPLKISLYDNNHAVVSVGGKGIQIIDLTTLKTDRKIKVKGNCRGITIVKDKLWVNNKSHTLTIVDIDGKILKVIQITFDPDQICTNQDGDVYCTDKESDKVYVVTSDGKEREIYNSPDLRGADGVAVDDRGDVFVSGWLSNNIHRISKDGQKHDIVLTADDGINVPIGLSYNNETKELLVLHDHGRSINIYKTQYGLSN, from the coding sequence ATGGCGGACAGTAAATTCTGTGCTGGTTGTCAGCGCAGTGATGAAGACATTACAGCTGTATCTTGGTGCAGTGATTGCAGTGAACTTGTATGTAAGGCGTGTTCCAGAGTTCACGAAAAGATGTCCCCACCTCACAAGGTAGtacaaatgaaagaaatacaACAACTCAGTTCTTCACTCCTCAAATTGTCCAAGAACTGCAAGAAGCATCCTGGTCAAAAGATAATACTGTACTGCTGTCAACATGACAAAGTAATCTGTGATTCATGTGTTCCGATATCACATCAACATTGCAAGTCTATCATTTCAATTGAAAGAGCAGCTAGAGGCGTGAAAGATGGCACTGCTATTTTTGATCTAGAGAGAAGGCTTTCCAATCTATATCAAGTTACAGAGAACATACTGAGTCAAAAAGAGACAACACTtgttgatttagaaaaaaatcgaaACAAAATCAAGAAAAGGGTGTCGGAAATCAAGCAGAACATTATTGATCATTTAGATAGGTTAGAAGCAGATATTCATAAAGACATTGATTCTAGGTATAAAACCTGTACTGAGATGGTGTCCCGAAACAGAAATAGATTCCAGTCCAGCTCAGACTCCCTGTCTACATGGAAAAGTGATCTACATTCACTGAAGCAACATTCATCAGAAATCCATTTATTCCAGTTGGTAAAATTTTTAGATGCAAAAACTTACCAGAAAGAATTGGAAATCAGAGATATCCAAGCAGCTACTGTTCCGATTCTAAAATATCATCCGCCAGAATTCGAGTCGAACATTAGTAAACTAGTCCCAGACTTAGGTACAATAACGGTAGAAAATGTTCAAGTCCAAATGTCTTTACTAGATATTGATCAACAAGGTCAATGTCTCGTTAGAGACGAAAGAAAGTTATCACTGAAACATTCATTCCGGACCACGAAATTAGGAAATGGCGTAACTATCTACAGAGGATGCTTTATTCCTAATGATAGGTTACTACtctgtcaatttttaaaagaaaaacttattgTTTGTAAACTTGATGGATCGAACTCAAGCGTGATAGATTTGGATGATAAACCACTAAAGATAAGCTTATATGACAACAACCATGCTGTCGTATCTGTTGGTGGTAAAGGTATCCAGATCATCGACCTGACAACATTGAAGACTGATAGGAAAATTAAAGTTAAAGGAAACTGTAGGGGAATCACCATTGTCAAGGATAAGTTATGGGTAAACAATAAATCTCACACTCTAACAATAGTGGATATCGATGGCAAAATTCTTAAAGTTATACAAATAACATTTGATCCTGATCAAATTTGTACCAATCAAGATGGTGATGTCTATTGTACTGACAAAGAAAGTGATAAAGTATACGTCGTTACATCGGATGGAAAAGAACGTGAGATATACAACAGTCCTGACCTGAGAGGTGCTGACGGTGTAGCTGTAGATGACcgtggtgatgtgtttgtatcaGGATGGTTATCAAACAACATACATAGAATATCTAAAGATGGACAGAAACATGACATCGTCTTGACAGCAGATGACGGCATCAATGTACCGATCGGTTTATCTTAcaacaatgaaacaaaagaacTGTTAGTCCTACACGACCATGGTAGATCTATCAATATCTACAAAACACAATACGGACTGTCTAATTAA
- the LOC134695385 gene encoding ecdysone-inducible protein E75-like isoform X1 — MTENEGLVVQKLLEGSHINAHGGREIVNADVGSEIANAHVGGEIANAAKTDVKGSCTNEDKTSDLNKDLKVKDSMHAQQQVLDTGIKSLTFNSEVIDDCSIATRDNANINDWKGFQDGDRSEKNIENTDSCESETTSLCGSTSGKSIGSSNLSEKDDIVIISADDTLNRTGSLTGKDIESKTFPPRPSKNAKRVKKIYPDGHILCKICGDKASGFHYGVFSCEGCKGFFRRTVRQKLTYKPCANGDKKGCLIMRISRNRCQYCRMKKCLDAGMSHEAVRLGRCPKKDKPSRFNLFKISSNENHDRIDIDKQIKTEELILKIHDSFMAANKEFHALTCRYQQSKVLEVKCENDTKILCSRYLPAIVHFTTLFARDLTPFKKIDVHSQRNLVKQSLLEIAVIHSLYWNDETTFGKILDRFGYIVDILNCEQYGIFGQFLLDMFYSVQKLKKLELTDVELSVMAAMVLFSPDRPGLDIYKNTFLLEQMEDILCLALKSQFAQNHDNCEQLFTKIVEVLINLRTISGVYLEIILNSQIDIVDVS; from the exons ATGACTGAAAACGAGGGTCTAGTTGTACAGAAATTATTAGAAGGGTCTCATATCAATGCGCATGGAGGGCGTGAAATAGTCAATGCGGATGTAGGTAGTGAAATAGCCAATGCGCATGTAGGCGGTGAAATAGCCAATGCAGCAAAAACTGATGTCAAAGGGTCATGTACCAATGAAGACAAAACCTCTGATCTCAATAAAGACTTGAAGGTGAAGGATTCAATGCATGCTCAGCAGCAAGTGTTAGACACTGGTATTAAATCATTAACATTTAACTCGGAAGTCATTGATGATTGTTCAATAGCGACGAGAGACAATGCTAACATAAATGATTGGAAAGGTTTCCAGGACGGAGACAGATccgaaaaaaatatagaaaacactGATTCATGTGAAAGTGAGACGACTTCTTTGTGCGGAAGCACTTCCGGAAAAAGCATCGGAAGTAGTAATTTGTCAGAAAAGGATGACATAGTAATAATTTCAGCAGACGATACTCTAAATAGGACAGGTTCATTGACTGGAAAAGACATTGAATCAAAAACATTTCCTCCCCGGCCTTCAAAGAATGCTAAAAGAG TAAAGAAAATATACCCTGATGGACATATCCTCTGTAAAATATGTGGTGACAAAGCTTCCGGTTTCCATTATGGAGTCTTTTCTTGTGAAGGATGCAag GGGTTCTTCAGAAGGACAGTCCGCCAAAAGTTGACGTATAAACCATGTGCCAATGGTGATAAGAAAGGATGTCTTATCATGAGGATTAGCCGAAACCGGTGCCAGTACTGCCGTATGAAGAAATGTTTGGATGCAGGAATGTCACACGAAG ctGTTAGATTGGGAAGATGTCCAAAGAAAGATAAGCCGTCCAGATTtaacttatttaaaatttcatcaaacGAGAATCATGATCGAATTGATATTGACAAGCAGATAAAGACAGaagaattgattttaaaaattcatgatAGTTTTATGGCAGCGAATAAAGAGTTTCATGCATTAACATGTCGCTACCAGCAGTCAAAG GTTTTGGAGGTCAAATGCGAGAACGATACCAAGATTTTGTGTTCTAGATACTTGCCAGCCATTGTCCACTTCACAACGTTATTTGCGCGAGATTTGACTCCATTCAAAAAAATAGATGTGCATAGTCAGCGAAATCTTGTGAAACAAAGTTTATTGGAAATCGCTGTCATTCATTCACTATATTGGAACGATGAAACTACTTTCGGTAAAATATTGGACCGTTTTGGATATATCGTAGATATTCTGAATTGTGAACAGTATGGTATTTTTGGTCAATTTCTACTAGATATGTTCTACTCagttcaaaagttaaaaaagttGGAATTGACTGACGTTGAATTATCTGTGATGGCTGCCATGGTGTTGTTTTCACCAG ATCGACCTGGACTGGATATTTATAAGAACACATTCCTACTGGAACAAATGGAAGATATTTTGTGTCTTGCGTTAAAAAGTCAATTTGCTCAAAATCATGATAACTGTGAAcaactttttacaaaaattgttgaAGTTCTAATAAACTTACGGACTATTTCTGGGGTGTATTTAGAAATAATTCTCAACTCACAAATAGACATTGTCGACGTGTCATGA